A single region of the Theileria annulata chromosome 4, complete sequence, *** SEQUENCING IN PROGRESS *** genome encodes:
- a CDS encoding uncharacterized protein (4 probable transmembrane helices predicted for TA07205 by TMHMM2.0 at aa 53-75, 107-126, 133-155 and 160-182;~Signal anchor predicted for TA07205 by SignalP 2.0 HMM (Signal peptide probability 0.005, signal anchor probability 0.631) with cleavage site probability 0.002 between residues 43 and 44;~GPI-Anchor Signal predicted for TA07205 by DGPI v2.04, no cleavage site predicted) codes for MIRECTEWLNKKFSSFESPRKKVPFLRGRVYIFNLLVILYGSCKIYGKKTHTWFKLGIYISFFCSACNTLVTAFYHNRDLSIEQRSIIKRVDYAGLQPQFYGSGESVFSVSYSFLIFSVIFQCLIYDFCGMPKWVRVIAFTCFGFMNHYLTVALYKSGEFSVLWDLIYSATLYLLGGLCYGAKFPNLIPRIFEHHEFMHLVMIIANLISMRCNIKVM; via the exons ATGATTCGAGAATGTACAGAGTGGTTGAACAAGAAATTCTCAAGTTTTGAATCTCCGAGGAAAAAGGTCCCATTCCTCAGAGGGCGAGTATACATATTTAACcttttagttattttatacGGAAGTTGCAAAATTTATGGCAAAAAGACCCACACTTGGTTTAAACTCGGAATATACATTTCATTCTTTTGCTCGGCTTGCAATACTTTGGTGACGGCGTTCTATCATAATAGGGATTTGAGTATCGAGCAAAGAAGCATTATTAAAAGAGTTGATTATGCAGGTTTGCAACCtcaattttat GGCTCTGGGGAGTCGGTCTTTTCTGTAAGTTATTCATTTCTCATTTTTTCAGTGATCTTTCAGTGCCTCATATACGATTTTTGTGGGATGCCGAAATGGGTTAGAGTGATAGCATTCACTTGTTTTGGCTTTATGAATCATTATCTAACTGTAGCTTTGTACAAATCGGGGGAATTTTCAGTTTTATGGGACCTTATATATTCAGCCACCCTTTATTTATTAGGTGGTTTATGCTACGGAGCAAAATTCCCGAATCTCATCCCAAGAATCTTCGAACATCATGAATTTATGCATTTAGTAATGATTATAGCAAATTTGATTTCTATGCGTTGTAATATAAAGGTTATGTAG
- a CDS encoding uncharacterized protein (Tap349h10.p1c.C.cand.169 - score = 17.49;~7 probable transmembrane helices predicted for TA07200 by TMHMM2.0 at aa 21-43, 53-75, 87-106, 116-138, 145-164, 169-191 and 204-226;~Signal anchor predicted for TA07200 by SignalP 2.0 HMM (Signal peptide probability 0.000, signal anchor probability 0.889) with cleavage site probability 0.000 between residues 43 and 44): MLEPEKVVEKEQLRKDRGKVPLLRGKINIVFFLVFPLVSYLFVKYDIVLDKLAFIIFLTCAAFNYLSSIILHCKIWDQELYSILRKIDYAGIFLMIGGCGLPAYTVLMSDNSVIICAVFHYIVLFIGVFSSLIYNFCYTSKPTRSIVYVLSSLPYFFVSYQILFKLKSTQVFLFLLLGGTFYLMGATVYGSKFPNLVPGVFEYHELFHVFCILGFTSVSISHFLLFKSGGPNLFNKFIQAKVQHMQT; this comes from the exons atgttagaACCCGAAAAGGTAGTAGAGAAGGAACAATTGAGAAAAGATAGGGGAAAAGTTCCACTCCTCAGAGGTAAGATAAACATTGTTTTCTTTCTGGTGTTCCCGCTTGTGTCATACCTGTTTGTAAAATACGATATTGTTTTGGATAAATTGGCGTTTATCATATTTCTGACATGCGCAGCATTCAATTATCTATCAAGCATCATACTCCACTGCAAAATCTGGGACCAGGAACTCTACTCAATACTAAGGAAGATAGACTACGCAG GAATATTTCTAATGATCGGTGGGTGCGGTTTGCCGGCATACACTGTGTTGATGAGCGATAATTCCGTAATAATTTGTGCAGTCTTCCATTACATAGTCCTTTTCATAG gaGTCTTCTCGTCCCTGATTTACAACTTCTGCTATACCTCAAAGCCTACTAGGTCTATTGTTTATGTGTTATCATCATTACCATATTTTTTTGTATCATATCAAATTCTGTTCAAACTCAAGAGTACTCAAGTTTTCCTATTTTTACTTTTGGGCGGTACCTTCTATTTAATGGGAGCAACTGTTTACGGTTCGAAATTTCCGAACCTGGTGCCTGGGGTGTTCGAATATCACGAGCTCTTCCACGTGTTTTGTATATTAGGATTCACATCTGTATCGATATCACACTTTTTACTCTTCAAAAGTGGTGGCCCTAATCTgttcaataaatttatacagGCAAAAGTACAACACATGCAGACTTGA